Proteins encoded in a region of the Takifugu flavidus isolate HTHZ2018 chromosome 10, ASM371156v2, whole genome shotgun sequence genome:
- the trim35-28 gene encoding tripartite motif containing 35-28 isoform X1 translates to MAESMDEGPSDPRPPLQQDLTCSVCRGIFNDPLVLPCTHSFCRECLRKSTRFNGEQCPLCREKFTTSQAIPNRVLSQVCQSFALYPPQGSVPGPGSEAGCNLHLKPLLLYCEKDEQPLCVDCVALHNTHKLWPLTEAVSICKRELEFKVQILELKVDSYKKLTESLDSTVESIRNQAQEAERQIHQEVQRLRDALLTEERLRLEALAAEEAQKIAALQELSGTIRQDVAGLRKLVESVKRETGNEDVPLLQNFQDLKRKAQWTLEDRRHPDDSLLNMGKHVGALSFKIWTSLQEHVKCSPVVFDPNTSSPWLSVSADLTTIKESPERLVTPDNPERFDPCAFVLGAEGYTSGKHRWDVIVGDSPSWIVGVCKESVARKKKFTLSPSRGVWCVGLSKGVCTAFTNERTALQVQRWPERIRVKLNMERGEVSFWDGESSNHLVTLTHHFNEKIFPFFGPGLHDTPMILAPAKITVHAS, encoded by the exons ATGGCCGAGTCCATGGATGAGGGGCCGTCGGACCCGCGCCCGCCCCTGCAGCAGGACCTGACCTGCTCCGTGTGCCGGGGCATCTTCAACGACCCCCTGGTGCTGCCCTGCACCCACAGCTTCTGTCGGGAGTGTCTGCGGAAGAGCACGCGCTTCAACGGGGAGCAGTGTCCTCTGTGCAGAGAGAAGTTCACGACAAGCCAGGCCATCCCGAACCGCGTGCTCAGCCAGGTGTGCCAGTCCTTCGCCTTATACCCACCTCAGGGGTCGGTCCCGGGTCCCGGGAGCGAGGCCGGCTGTAACCTGCACCtgaagccgctgctgctgtactgcgaGAAGGACGAGCAGCCGCTGTGCGTGGACTGTGTCGCTTTGCACAACACGCACAAGCTGTGGCCCCTGACGGAGGCGGTGTCCATCTGCAAG agggagctggaatTTAAAGTCCAGATTCTTGAATTGAAAGTGGATTCATACAAGAAACTGACAGAAAGCCTGGACAGCACGGTGGAATCTATCAGG AACCAGGCCCAGGAGGCAGAGCGGCAGATCCATCAGGAGGTCCAGAGGCTCCGCGACGCCCTGCTCACAGAAGAACGTCTGCGCCTCGAGGCTCTGGCTGCCGAGGAGGCGCAGAAGATCGCCGCCCTACAGGAGCTGAGTGGAACCATCAGGCAGGACGTGGCGGGTCTCAGGAAGCTGGTGGAGTCTGTGAAGAGAGAGACGGGCAACGAGGACGTGCCGCTCCTGCAG AATTTCCAGGATTTGAAAAGAAA AGCCCAGTGGACTCTTGAAGACCGGCGCCACCCTGACGACTCCCTTTTGAATATGGGGAAACACGTTGGGGCTTTGAGCTTCAAGATCTGGACCAGCCTGCAGGAGCATGTGAAATGCA GTCCTGTTGTGTTCGACCCAAACACGTCCTCCCCGTGGCTGAGCGTGAGCGCCGACCTGACCACCATCAAAGAAAGTCCCGAGCGGCTGGTCACCCCCGACAACCCCGAGCGCTTCGATCCCTGCGCCTTCGTCCTGGGCGCCGAAGGCTACACCTCCGGGAAACACCGATGGGACGTGATCGTGGGGGACAGTCCCTCCTGGATCGTGGGGGTGTGCAAGGAATCGGTGGCGCGCAAAAAAAAGTTCACGCTGTCTCCGAGCCGCGGGGTGTGGTGTGTAGGACTGAGCAAAGGCGTGTGCACGGCCTTCACAAATGAGCGCACGGCGCTGCAGGTGCAGCGGTGGCCCGAGCGGATCCGCGTGAAGCTGAatatggagagaggagaggtgtcATTTTGGGATGGGGAGAGCTCCAACCACCTGGTCACACTCACGCACCACTTCAACGAGAAGATCTTCCCTTTCTTTGGGCCGGGACTGCACGACACGCCCATGATCCTGGCGCCCGCAAAAATCACCGTGCACGCCTCCTGA
- the trim35-28 gene encoding tripartite motif containing 35-28 isoform X2, with product MAESMDEGPSDPRPPLQQDLTCSVCRGIFNDPLVLPCTHSFCRECLRKSTRFNGEQCPLCREKFTTSQAIPNRVLSQVCQSFALYPPQGSVPGPGSEAGCNLHLKPLLLYCEKDEQPLCVDCVALHNTHKLWPLTEAVSICKRELEFKVQILELKVDSYKKLTESLDSTVESIRNQAQEAERQIHQEVQRLRDALLTEERLRLEALAAEEAQKIAALQELSGTIRQDVAGLRKLVESVKRETGNEDVPLLQNFQDLKRKAQWTLEDRRHPDDSLLNMGKHVGALSFKIWTSLQEHVKCPVVFDPNTSSPWLSVSADLTTIKESPERLVTPDNPERFDPCAFVLGAEGYTSGKHRWDVIVGDSPSWIVGVCKESVARKKKFTLSPSRGVWCVGLSKGVCTAFTNERTALQVQRWPERIRVKLNMERGEVSFWDGESSNHLVTLTHHFNEKIFPFFGPGLHDTPMILAPAKITVHAS from the exons ATGGCCGAGTCCATGGATGAGGGGCCGTCGGACCCGCGCCCGCCCCTGCAGCAGGACCTGACCTGCTCCGTGTGCCGGGGCATCTTCAACGACCCCCTGGTGCTGCCCTGCACCCACAGCTTCTGTCGGGAGTGTCTGCGGAAGAGCACGCGCTTCAACGGGGAGCAGTGTCCTCTGTGCAGAGAGAAGTTCACGACAAGCCAGGCCATCCCGAACCGCGTGCTCAGCCAGGTGTGCCAGTCCTTCGCCTTATACCCACCTCAGGGGTCGGTCCCGGGTCCCGGGAGCGAGGCCGGCTGTAACCTGCACCtgaagccgctgctgctgtactgcgaGAAGGACGAGCAGCCGCTGTGCGTGGACTGTGTCGCTTTGCACAACACGCACAAGCTGTGGCCCCTGACGGAGGCGGTGTCCATCTGCAAG agggagctggaatTTAAAGTCCAGATTCTTGAATTGAAAGTGGATTCATACAAGAAACTGACAGAAAGCCTGGACAGCACGGTGGAATCTATCAGG AACCAGGCCCAGGAGGCAGAGCGGCAGATCCATCAGGAGGTCCAGAGGCTCCGCGACGCCCTGCTCACAGAAGAACGTCTGCGCCTCGAGGCTCTGGCTGCCGAGGAGGCGCAGAAGATCGCCGCCCTACAGGAGCTGAGTGGAACCATCAGGCAGGACGTGGCGGGTCTCAGGAAGCTGGTGGAGTCTGTGAAGAGAGAGACGGGCAACGAGGACGTGCCGCTCCTGCAG AATTTCCAGGATTTGAAAAGAAA AGCCCAGTGGACTCTTGAAGACCGGCGCCACCCTGACGACTCCCTTTTGAATATGGGGAAACACGTTGGGGCTTTGAGCTTCAAGATCTGGACCAGCCTGCAGGAGCATGTGAAAT GTCCTGTTGTGTTCGACCCAAACACGTCCTCCCCGTGGCTGAGCGTGAGCGCCGACCTGACCACCATCAAAGAAAGTCCCGAGCGGCTGGTCACCCCCGACAACCCCGAGCGCTTCGATCCCTGCGCCTTCGTCCTGGGCGCCGAAGGCTACACCTCCGGGAAACACCGATGGGACGTGATCGTGGGGGACAGTCCCTCCTGGATCGTGGGGGTGTGCAAGGAATCGGTGGCGCGCAAAAAAAAGTTCACGCTGTCTCCGAGCCGCGGGGTGTGGTGTGTAGGACTGAGCAAAGGCGTGTGCACGGCCTTCACAAATGAGCGCACGGCGCTGCAGGTGCAGCGGTGGCCCGAGCGGATCCGCGTGAAGCTGAatatggagagaggagaggtgtcATTTTGGGATGGGGAGAGCTCCAACCACCTGGTCACACTCACGCACCACTTCAACGAGAAGATCTTCCCTTTCTTTGGGCCGGGACTGCACGACACGCCCATGATCCTGGCGCCCGCAAAAATCACCGTGCACGCCTCCTGA